TGATCCGACGCTGGAAAATTACCGCGCGGTATTTCATCAACTCGATTTCACGCACTTCCTCCTGAACTCGCTGCTCATCGTTGGTTCGGTCGTAGTCGCCGGGTTGCTCGTCAATTCGATGGCGGGCTATGCACTTGCGCGTTTGCGCTGGCGCGGACGCGAGGCCGTGCTCGCGGCGGTGATCGTGCTGCTGATCATCCCCTACGAGGCCATCGTCGTGCCGCTTTTTTTCGAGATGACCTTCGCCGGTTGGACGAACTCTTTCCGCGCGCAAATCGTGCCGTTCATCGCCAATCCATTTGCGATTTACTTGTTCTACACCTTCTTCAACGGTCTGCCGCGCGAATTGGAGGAAGCCGCGCGCGTGGACGGCGCAGGGCCGTGGCGGACGTTTTTCCTAATCATCGCGCCGCTGGCCAAACCCGCTTACGCCGCCGTGGCCATCCTCACCTTTCT
This region of Candidatus Angelobacter sp. genomic DNA includes:
- a CDS encoding carbohydrate ABC transporter permease produces the protein MSRQRKHIRSPFASWASGTLLIFAVVGFLGPLWFMLAGSFRPNEKVLALGWQALLPVDPTLENYRAVFHQLDFTHFLLNSLLIVGSVVVAGLLVNSMAGYALARLRWRGREAVLAAVIVLLIIPYEAIVVPLFFEMTFAGWTNSFRAQIVPFIANPFAIYLFYTFFNGLPRELEEAARVDGAGPWRTFFLIIAPLAKPAYAAVAILTFLLHWGFFLWPLMVTRGPEFQPLPVALGYFSSNKPVQWGDIMAFGTLMVVPVLVVFLAFQKWFVRGIAMTGVKG